The following nucleotide sequence is from Thermodesulfovibrionales bacterium.
AAGGCCTTCGAACTCGGCAAACCCGAGCGGGTACCCGTGACCCTTTTCGGAGGGGGGATGTGGAGCATCAAGGATTACGGCACCACCTTCGAGGAACTCTCAAAGAACGTAGACAAGAATGTGGACATGTGTGTCGCTGAGGCTGAAAAGATCAGGAGCGACGTGGTGTATGTGGGCTCCGGGTTCAACAATTTCCACGCCATCGCCCTCGGAAGGAAATTCGGCGCGGGCGTGAAGTTCCGCGAAATCGGCGCGCCGGACATGACGGAGCATTTCGTGCATTCGGAAGAAGACATTGCGAAGCTCGATATCCAGGACCTCTTCAAGGAGGACGTCATCAAGGGGGTCATGGATGCCACACTCAAGGTGAAGGAGAAGATCGGCAACAAGTACCTCGTCACCATGACCTGCTGGGGCCCATTCACCCTCGCCGCACGCTTTGTCGGGGAAGAAGCCTTTATGAAGGCAACGTTCAAGAAGCCGGCCTTTGTGGAGAAGATGGTCGATTTCTGCGCCGATCTTCTGATCGCGCTGTACGAGCCCCTGGTCGACAAGGGCCTGGAGGCGCTCAGCATCGCCGATCCCACCGCATCGGGAGACCTCATCAATCCCAAACAGATGTCGAGATTCGCGGTTCCCCCGCTCAAGAAGATGAGCGACTGGGCGAAATCGAAGGGCGTCTACACCATTCTCCACATATGCGGCAACACGAGCGACCGCCTTGAACAGTTCATCGACACCGGATGCACGGTCATCTTCTTTGATCAGAAGGTCGACATCGCCAAGGCGAAGGAGGTCCTCTTCGGCAAGATGTGCTTCGGCGGTAATGTGGCTCCCGTACATGTACTCCTCAATAAGACGAAGGAGGAAGTCGAGCAGGCCTGTAAAGAGACGATAGAGCTGGCCGGTAAGGACGGAGGCTATGTCCTCGTTCCCGGTTGTGACATCCCGCCGACGATTTCCTATGAGAATCTTAAGGCGTTCCATGACGTAGCCCTTAACTGGAAATATTGATGATCCATGCGTACCCTGAGGGGAGGTGAGATGCAGCGAAGAGGGGAAAAAATAAACCCTTTGTAAGGGGAGGTGAATGTGGGATTCTTTGAGAGCGTGAGGCGTATACTGGCTGGAGAGTCGGAAAAACAACAGAAGAAGGAGGCAACGATGGCTGAGAAGAAAATGACGGTCGAAGAAGTCAATGAGTACATGAAGCAGAAATGCGGTTTTGTTCCGAGGATGTTCCAGATAATAAACACGGTAACCCCGGACCCGGGAAGGACCTTTGCCGATTTTTACGCGACGATCTTCGGTGACGGAGCGCTTTCGAAGAAGGTAAAGGAATTGATGTTCATGGCAGGCGGAGTCGGATACTGTTCCCCGCGCTGCATCATCCATGTAATCCCGGCCATCAATGCGGGTGCGACGACCATGGAGATTTTCGAAGCAGCCTCCGTCGGCATGATCCTCGCCGGTTTCGTGCCCGGTGGTCCGGGCATCCCCTACGCCTTCGAATATGCGCTCAAGTGTCTCGATATCGAGGCAAAATTCCGGAAGGGTGAAAAGTGGGAATATCTGCCGGCCCCGAAATTCGACCACGGCGTATTCTAGGCTGAAAGGGAGCGAAGGCGGCAGAGATAGGAAGCTGTATAAAAAGCGGGCGGCGTCCTCCGTCCGGGGGCGCCGCCCTCAAGAGAAAAGATAGTTCATTTTACCACAATTGAATAAAAAAGGAGATTGAATGTTCACATTCAAGAAAGAACAGAAAGTGTTTACCATCGGGGGAATAAAGATAGGCGGTCAGCCCGGAGAGAATCCTCCCCTCATGATATCATCGATGTTCCATAATAAAGACAAGATCGTACATGACAGAAAAGGCAATTTCGACAGGGAAAAGGCGAAGGACCTTATCAAGAAACAGGAGGACCTTTCCGAGATTACCGGTATCCCCGGTATGGTGGCTATGGTTGCGAATACGCCCGAAGAGGCAAAGATCTATATCGACTTCTTCCTCGAAACAACCACGATGCCCTTCGGGATAGACATGTGGGTTGCCGAGCAGAGGGCAAAGGCGACGGAGTATATCGCGAAACTTGGCGTGCAGAATAAATTCCTCTATAACAGCATAACGCCCTGGGATAAGGACATAAAGGGACAGGTAGCGCGCTTGAAGGACCTCGGAATCAAGCATGTAGTCGTTCAGGCATTCGATGATCAGGACCAGACGCCGGCAGGCAGATTGAAATCGCTCGAGTCGATACTCGCTCAGGGCGCCGATAGCTTTGACACCGTCATCGTCGATACGTCGGTGATGAACCTGCCCTCAACCTCTTTTTCGCTCATAGCGAACAGGATAATCAAGGAGAAGCATGGCCTTCCCTGCGGCGG
It contains:
- a CDS encoding tetrahydromethanopterin S-methyltransferase subunit H, with the translated sequence MFTFKKEQKVFTIGGIKIGGQPGENPPLMISSMFHNKDKIVHDRKGNFDREKAKDLIKKQEDLSEITGIPGMVAMVANTPEEAKIYIDFFLETTTMPFGIDMWVAEQRAKATEYIAKLGVQNKFLYNSITPWDKDIKGQVARLKDLGIKHVVVQAFDDQDQTPAGRLKSLESILAQGADSFDTVIVDTSVMNLPSTSFSLIANRIIKEKHGLPCGGAYSNGTHMWKEIKEKWGLDGFKAMDAVVQGMASALWSDFNFCGPIVTAPRVFPAVASAHMLLSTLVYDETNIIHENPNLPLRKNFADFIEKLQEGGTRKKGK
- a CDS encoding uroporphyrinogen decarboxylase family protein, with protein sequence KAFELGKPERVPVTLFGGGMWSIKDYGTTFEELSKNVDKNVDMCVAEAEKIRSDVVYVGSGFNNFHAIALGRKFGAGVKFREIGAPDMTEHFVHSEEDIAKLDIQDLFKEDVIKGVMDATLKVKEKIGNKYLVTMTCWGPFTLAARFVGEEAFMKATFKKPAFVEKMVDFCADLLIALYEPLVDKGLEALSIADPTASGDLINPKQMSRFAVPPLKKMSDWAKSKGVYTILHICGNTSDRLEQFIDTGCTVIFFDQKVDIAKAKEVLFGKMCFGGNVAPVHVLLNKTKEEVEQACKETIELAGKDGGYVLVPGCDIPPTISYENLKAFHDVALNWKY
- a CDS encoding carboxymuconolactone decarboxylase family protein, yielding MAEKKMTVEEVNEYMKQKCGFVPRMFQIINTVTPDPGRTFADFYATIFGDGALSKKVKELMFMAGGVGYCSPRCIIHVIPAINAGATTMEIFEAASVGMILAGFVPGGPGIPYAFEYALKCLDIEAKFRKGEKWEYLPAPKFDHGVF